From one Mytilus trossulus isolate FHL-02 chromosome 10, PNRI_Mtr1.1.1.hap1, whole genome shotgun sequence genomic stretch:
- the LOC134688425 gene encoding perlucin-like protein isoform X1, with protein sequence MLAVYLIAVVICLSEAEKCFQDKEAKLMNGIKASLKTMQENMKGVHQMVEKLEVYLREKSNICKKGWKEYKDHCYKYQNDKKSWRMAEEQCRTMGGYLVKIEDVSEHNWVVTNIKDGNLGSTWIGASDVGKQDWRWAFDLSKVKYSLWNPGQPDNGGNVEGCLELRSVFGYKWNDFPCSSTNSYVCESQQGVLCLPYSKFRR encoded by the exons ATGTTGGCCGTTTATTTGATAGCTGTGGTAATCTGCCTGTCCGAGGCAGAAAAATGTTTTCAGGATAAGGAGGCAAAACTCATGAACGGAATAAAAGCGTCCTTAAAAACGATGCAAGAAAACATGAAAGGTGTACATCAAATGGTAGAGAAACTTGAAGTTTATCTCAGAG AAAAATCCAATATTTGCAAAAAAGGATGGAAAGAATATAAAGATCATTGctacaaatatcaaaatgacaaaaagtcaTGGCGGATGGCAGAG gAGCAGTGTCGAACAATGGGAGGGTATCTTGTTAAGATAGAAGATGTTTCAGAACACAATTGGGTAGTGACAAATATAAAAG atGGCAATCTTGGTTCAACATGGATAGGAGCTTCAGATGTTGGGAAGCAAGACTGGAGATGGGCATTCGACCTATCTAAGGTTAAATATAGCCTTTGGAACCCTGGTCAACCCGATAACGGCGGAAATGTTGAAGGTTGCTTGGAGCTTCGCTCTGTATTTGGGTATAAATGGAATGACTTTCCATGTTCTTCTACTAACTCCTACGTATGTGAAAGTCAACAG GGAGTATTATGTCTGCCGTATTCCAAATTCAGGAGATAA
- the LOC134688425 gene encoding perlucin-like protein isoform X2: MAEEQCRTMGGYLVKIEDVSEHNWVVTNIKDGNLGSTWIGASDVGKQDWRWAFDLSKVKYSLWNPGQPDNGGNVEGCLELRSVFGYKWNDFPCSSTNSYVCESQQGVLCLPYSKFRR, encoded by the exons ATGGCAGAG gAGCAGTGTCGAACAATGGGAGGGTATCTTGTTAAGATAGAAGATGTTTCAGAACACAATTGGGTAGTGACAAATATAAAAG atGGCAATCTTGGTTCAACATGGATAGGAGCTTCAGATGTTGGGAAGCAAGACTGGAGATGGGCATTCGACCTATCTAAGGTTAAATATAGCCTTTGGAACCCTGGTCAACCCGATAACGGCGGAAATGTTGAAGGTTGCTTGGAGCTTCGCTCTGTATTTGGGTATAAATGGAATGACTTTCCATGTTCTTCTACTAACTCCTACGTATGTGAAAGTCAACAG GGAGTATTATGTCTGCCGTATTCCAAATTCAGGAGATAA
- the LOC134686549 gene encoding E3 ubiquitin-protein ligase TRIM71-like has protein sequence MANHVLGICTECTKANGEEFCLECEVILCSKCKLSHLKRKSNRKHHVDKSYSKILDKRPSCLIHSKEVVFYCGSCCLLICPSCMLEKHKQHDVDEIENAVSKKKEGISSEIADLESRSENVKQIVDDLNVFEEAYKIDNAILKKVIKVRGDTLKALIDKHTETLVERVTLEESYQMTRKSEEVYKLEDIKLLCDLQIERLKGSLENTKDIDILLSYGEWEEDVQHVKTREISEFTPIPPIRFIEPGKDEDTINELFGAVEIGFFKLQEGDHVRIKLSVTEPINGWGDVTHDSIGIVRGVNDDIVTVDFKEFSGWEAFVSEVELVKSGNEEL, from the exons atggcgAATCATGTATTAGGAATTTGTACAGAGTGTACTAAAGCAAATGGCGAGGAGTTTTGCTTAGAATGTGAAGTTATTTTATGTTCGAAATGTAAATTGTCTCATCTGAAAAGGAAATCAAATAGAAAGCACCATGTCGATAAATCATATTCGAAGATTTTAGATAAGAGGCCATCATGTCTTATTCACTCAAAAGAAGTTGTGTTTTATTGCGGCTCATGTTGTTTACTTATTTGTCCTAGCTGCATGCTCGAGAAACACAAACAACATGACGTTGATGAAATAGAAAACGCTGTCTCAAAAAAGAAGGAAGGTATATCAAGTGAAATAGCGGATCTGGAATCTAGATCAGAAAATGTCAAACAAATCGTTGACGATCTAAATGTGTTTGAGGAAGCTTACAAGATTGATAATGCTATCTTGAAAAAGGTAATCAAGGTTAGAGGGGATACATTAAAGGCTCTTATTGATAAACACACAGAAACTTTGGTAGAACGCGTTACTCTAGAAGAAAGTTATCAAATGACCCGGAAGTCGGAAGAAGTTTATAAACTCGAGGATATAAAATTGCTATGTGACCTCCAAATCGAACGTTTGAAAGGTTCTCTAGAGAATACGAAAGATATTGATATTCTTTTGTCTTACGGTGAATGGGAAGAAGATGTCCAGCACGTTAAGACTAGAGAAATTAGTGAATTCACACCGATTCCACCAATTAGGTTTATAGAGCCTGGCAAAGATGAAGACACCATTAATGAATTATTCGGAGCCGTAGAAATAGGATTTTT TAAACTACAAGAAGGAGATCACGTGAGGATCAAGTTATCAGTAACCGAACCAATAAATGGCTGGGGAGATGTCACACACGACAGTATCGGCATTGTCAGAG GTGTAAATGATGACATCGTTACAGTCGATTTCAAAGAATTTTCTGGTTGGGAAGCATTTGTTTCAGAAGTTGAACTTGTAAAGTCTGGT aaTGAAGAACTGTAA